From Rhinatrema bivittatum chromosome 5, aRhiBiv1.1, whole genome shotgun sequence, the proteins below share one genomic window:
- the RNF181 gene encoding E3 ubiquitin-protein ligase RNF181 produces the protein MASYFDEHNCEPTVPEEQYRRNALLELARTLLSRADLNLEMVADFADWDHRLPPPAAKQVVQSLPSVTITPAQADKGLKCPVCLLEFEEEESVKKIPCEHLFHSACILPWLGKTNSCPLCRHELPTDNEEYEEFKKDKVRKEQSLHRLEYLHDAMYT, from the exons ATGGCTTCTTATTTTGACGAGCATAACTGCGAGCCCACTGTGCCCGAAGAGCAGTACCGCCGTAACGCGCTGCTCGAGCTGGCCAG AACTCTACTGAGTAGAGCAGACCTAAACTTGGAAATGGTAGCAGACTTCGCGGACTGGGATCACCGTCTGCCACCTCCAGCTGCTAAGCAAGTTGTCCAGAGCCTGCCCTCAGTGACAATCACTCCTGCACAAGCTG ACAAAGGCCTGAAGTGTCCAGTTTGCCTGCTGGAGTTTGAGGAAGAAGAGTCTGTGAAGAAAATACCTTGTGAGCATCTCTTTCACTCTGCCTGTATCTTGCCCTGGCTGGGGAAG ACTAACTCCTGCCCACTGTGCCGCCACGAGCTACCCACGGATAACGAGGAGTACGAGGAGTTCAAGAAAGATAAG GTAAGGAAGGAGCAGAGCCTGCATCGCTTGGAGTACTTACACGATGCAATGTACACGTGA